From a single Agrobacterium tumefaciens genomic region:
- the msrA gene encoding peptide-methionine (S)-S-oxide reductase MsrA — MFLFDTLSKKTTMPTEETALPGREEALVVPENHFVNGRPLKGPYPDGLEIIYLGMGCFWGAERLFWQTPGVWVTAVGYAGGFTENPTYQETTTGQTGHAEVVKVVYDPAVISLSGLLRIFFEEHDPTQGMRQGNDVGTTYRSTIYATTEGQLQQAQKARDTFQQALEAAGHGRAITTEIGPLETFYYAEDYHQQYLAKNPGGYCGLRGTGVSCNID; from the coding sequence ATGTTCCTGTTCGATACGCTTTCAAAAAAGACGACGATGCCGACCGAAGAGACGGCTCTGCCGGGTCGTGAAGAGGCGCTCGTCGTGCCGGAGAACCATTTCGTCAATGGTCGGCCGTTGAAAGGCCCTTATCCAGACGGTTTGGAAATCATCTATCTCGGCATGGGCTGCTTCTGGGGCGCGGAGCGGTTGTTCTGGCAGACGCCGGGCGTTTGGGTGACGGCGGTGGGTTATGCCGGCGGCTTTACAGAGAATCCGACCTATCAGGAGACGACGACCGGCCAGACGGGCCACGCCGAAGTCGTGAAGGTCGTCTATGATCCGGCTGTGATCTCGTTGTCGGGCCTGCTGAGGATATTCTTCGAGGAGCATGATCCGACCCAGGGGATGCGGCAGGGCAACGATGTTGGCACGACCTATCGTTCGACAATATATGCGACGACCGAAGGCCAGCTGCAGCAGGCGCAAAAGGCGCGCGACACTTTTCAGCAGGCGCTGGAGGCGGCAGGCCATGGACGGGCCATCACCACCGAAATCGGGCCGCTTGAAACATTTTATTATGCTGAGGACTATCATCAGCAATATCTTGCCAAGAACCCGGGTGGCTACTGCGGCTTGAGGGGAACCGGCGTAAGCTGCAATATCGACTAG
- a CDS encoding ABC transporter ATP-binding protein: protein MDPAIELVGIDKKFGAVHANKNINLTVAKGTIHGIIGENGAGKSTLMSILYGFYQADAGEIRVNGAPVAIRDSQAAISAGIGMVHQHFMLVENFTVLENVMLGAEGGALLARGRAGARKELKRLEDDYGLEVDPDAVIEELPVGLQQRVEILKAMYRGAEILILDEPTGVLTPAEADHLFKILGVLREQGKTIILITHKLREIMAITDSVSVMRRGEMVATRKTSETSVEELAELMVGRRVLLRVEKGETTPGDVLLSIRNLTVKDSRGVTMVDDVSLDVRAGEIVGIAGVAGNGQSELLEAIAGIRKPSSGEIWVDGQKVDRPDPAILRKLGLAHIPEDRHHMGLVLKFEEYENSILGYHHDERYGRGPFLNPEAIRKDAVEKIEKYDIRPPNPHLKTANFSGGNQQKIVVAREIERDPKMLIIGQPTRGVDIGAIEFIHRRIIEMRDAGKAILLVSVELDEIRSLSDRIMVMFAGRVVGEKTAEAEEQTLGLMMAGIAA from the coding sequence ATGGATCCTGCAATCGAGCTCGTGGGCATCGACAAGAAATTCGGTGCCGTTCACGCCAACAAGAATATCAATCTGACCGTCGCCAAGGGCACGATCCACGGCATCATCGGGGAAAATGGCGCCGGAAAATCGACATTGATGTCGATCCTCTATGGTTTTTACCAGGCAGATGCTGGCGAAATCCGGGTAAACGGCGCTCCCGTTGCGATCCGTGACAGTCAGGCCGCGATCAGTGCGGGTATCGGCATGGTGCATCAGCACTTCATGCTTGTGGAAAATTTCACCGTGCTTGAAAACGTCATGCTGGGTGCGGAGGGCGGCGCATTGCTGGCCAGGGGCAGGGCCGGAGCGCGCAAGGAGCTGAAGCGTCTGGAGGATGATTACGGGCTGGAAGTCGATCCGGATGCGGTGATCGAAGAACTGCCTGTTGGTCTGCAGCAGCGCGTCGAAATCCTCAAGGCCATGTATCGTGGCGCCGAAATCCTGATCCTCGATGAGCCGACCGGCGTTCTGACGCCGGCTGAGGCCGATCACCTTTTCAAGATCCTCGGCGTTCTGCGTGAGCAGGGCAAGACCATCATCCTCATCACGCACAAGCTGCGCGAAATCATGGCGATCACGGACTCCGTCTCCGTCATGCGCCGCGGCGAAATGGTGGCAACCCGCAAGACCTCCGAGACCAGCGTCGAGGAACTGGCAGAACTGATGGTTGGCCGGCGCGTGCTGCTGCGGGTGGAAAAGGGCGAGACGACGCCGGGCGATGTTCTCCTCTCCATCCGCAATCTCACCGTCAAGGACAGCCGCGGCGTCACCATGGTGGATGATGTGTCGCTGGACGTCCGTGCCGGTGAAATCGTCGGCATCGCCGGGGTCGCCGGCAATGGTCAATCGGAACTGCTGGAAGCCATCGCCGGCATACGCAAACCATCTTCGGGCGAGATATGGGTGGATGGCCAGAAGGTGGACCGTCCCGATCCGGCGATCCTGCGCAAACTTGGTTTGGCGCATATCCCGGAAGACCGCCATCATATGGGCCTGGTGTTGAAATTCGAGGAATATGAAAACTCCATCCTCGGCTATCACCATGACGAGCGTTACGGCAGGGGACCTTTCCTGAACCCTGAGGCCATCCGTAAGGATGCCGTCGAAAAGATCGAGAAATATGACATCCGCCCGCCGAACCCTCATTTGAAGACCGCGAATTTTTCCGGTGGCAATCAGCAGAAGATCGTCGTTGCGCGCGAAATCGAACGTGATCCGAAGATGCTGATCATCGGCCAGCCGACTCGCGGTGTGGATATCGGCGCCATTGAATTCATCCATCGCCGCATCATCGAAATGCGCGATGCCGGCAAGGCGATCTTGCTGGTTTCGGTCGAACTCGATGAAATCCGTTCCCTTTCGGACCGGATCATGGTCATGTTCGCCGGCCGTGTCGTTGGAGAAAAAACGGCGGAAGCCGAAGAACAGACGCTGGGCCTGATGATGGCCGGCATCGCCGCATGA
- a CDS encoding BMP family lipoprotein: MKKSLLTLFALAAMSASALAADVKPALVYGTGGKFDKSFNEAAAAGAEKFKAETGIEYRDFEPTSDTQGEQAIRNFASKGFNPVIAVSFAWTSAMEKVAAEFPDTKFVIVDSVVELPNVRSVVYKEHEGSYLVGLLAGMASKTGKVGFIGGMDIPLIRKFACGYAQGAKAANDKIEVFQNMTGTTGAAWNDPVRGGELTKNQIDQGADVIYAAAGATGIGVLQTAADNKKFSIGVDSNQNHLHPGSVLTSMVKRVDLAVYNAYKDTKDDKFTPGIVALGVKEDGVAYALDDNNKALITPEMIAAVDKAKADIIAGTIKVHDYMADNSCPK, encoded by the coding sequence ATGAAAAAATCCCTTCTGACGCTGTTTGCGCTTGCCGCAATGTCGGCTTCCGCGCTCGCTGCGGATGTCAAGCCGGCGCTGGTTTATGGCACGGGCGGCAAGTTCGACAAGTCGTTCAACGAAGCCGCTGCGGCCGGCGCTGAAAAGTTCAAGGCGGAAACGGGCATCGAGTACCGTGACTTCGAGCCGACCAGCGACACGCAGGGCGAACAGGCCATCCGCAACTTCGCCAGCAAGGGCTTCAACCCCGTCATCGCCGTGTCCTTCGCCTGGACCTCGGCCATGGAAAAGGTTGCAGCCGAATTCCCCGACACCAAATTCGTGATTGTCGATTCCGTTGTCGAACTGCCGAATGTCCGCTCCGTCGTCTATAAGGAGCATGAAGGTTCCTACCTCGTCGGTCTGCTGGCGGGCATGGCTTCCAAGACCGGCAAGGTCGGCTTCATCGGCGGCATGGATATTCCGCTGATCCGTAAGTTTGCCTGTGGTTATGCCCAGGGCGCCAAGGCGGCCAACGACAAGATCGAAGTCTTCCAGAACATGACCGGCACCACGGGTGCTGCCTGGAACGATCCGGTGCGCGGCGGCGAACTCACCAAGAACCAGATCGACCAGGGTGCGGACGTGATCTACGCGGCAGCCGGTGCGACCGGTATCGGCGTGCTGCAGACCGCCGCCGACAACAAGAAGTTCTCGATCGGCGTCGATTCCAACCAGAACCACCTGCATCCGGGTTCCGTTCTGACCTCCATGGTCAAGCGCGTCGATCTGGCAGTCTATAATGCCTATAAGGATACCAAGGACGACAAGTTCACCCCCGGTATCGTGGCGCTCGGCGTCAAGGAAGACGGCGTGGCCTATGCGCTTGATGACAACAACAAGGCCCTGATCACGCCTGAGATGATTGCTGCCGTGGACAAGGCGAAGGCCGACATCATTGCCGGTACCATCAAGGTTCATGACTATATGGCGGACAATTCCTGCCCGAAATGA